Proteins from one Drosophila gunungcola strain Sukarami chromosome 3R, Dgunungcola_SK_2, whole genome shotgun sequence genomic window:
- the LOC128251833 gene encoding protein Malvolio isoform X3, translating into MSSNEAYHRNNESGAGGDGPGVSAGGSAGDSQRSNHLHHQQILNETTYLKPAAKQAYFSDEKVLIPDDDRTNVSFSFRKLWAFTGPGFLMSIAYLDPGNIESDMQSGAAAKYKILWVLLWATVLGLLMQRLAARLGVVTGLHLAEMCYRQYKRLPRWILWIMIEIAIIGSDMQEVIGTAIAIYLLSNKVVPLWGGVLITIVDTFTFLFLDKYGLRKLEFLFGSLITIMAVSFGYEYIVSAPNQGEVLEGMFVPWCSDCNSNVLLQAVGVVGAVIMPHNLYLHSALVKSRDIDRRQPKKVSEANFYFFIEASVALFVSFIINLFVVAVFAHGMYGKTNKDVLDVCTNKSMYEDAQMSFVDNVNGTAIIDADLYKGGLFLGCTFGAVAMYIWGVGILAAGQSSTMTGTYAGQFSMEGFLNLQWPRWCRVLVTRCIAIIPTFCLAMFSKMEDLTSMNDILNAVMSLQLPFAAIPTIAFTSCAAIMGEFVNGLGNKIVSILLTIVVIGVNLYFVVVQVENMEIKGGLLALVCIFAILYLLFNLYLVIHMAACMGNQRLMNSRWVQRFVLPSQNSFSIKNANSTYARMAHNMQNFNAKHNRRLNENETK; encoded by the exons ATGTCTTCAAATGAGGCCTACCACCGGAATAACGAGTCTGGCGCTGGTGGAGATGGCCCAGGTGTATCTGCTGGTGGATCCGCCGGAGACAGTCAGCGAAGCAACCATCTGCACCACCAGCAAATACTTAACGAGACGACCTATCTGAAACCCGCCGCCAAGCAGGCCTACTTCAGCGATGAGAAGGTCCTCATACCCGATGATGATCGCACAAAC GTGAGTTTCAGCTTTCGTAAGCTGTGGGCCTTCACGGGACCCGGTTTTCTTATGTCTATTGCGTATCTGGATCCCGGTAACATTGAATCCGATATGCAGTCTGGTGCGGCAGCCAAGTACAAGATCTTGTGGGTCTTGCTCTGGGCCACTGTCTTGGGTCTGCTCATGCAACGCTTGGCTGCAAG GCTGGGTGTGGTCACTGGCCTGCATCTGGCCGAGATGTGCTACAGACAGTACAAGCGTCTGCCGCGTTGGATCCTCTGGATAATGATTGAGATAGCCATTATTGGCTCCGACATGCAGGAGGTTATTGGCACGGCCATTGCCATATACTTGCTGTCCAATAAAGT AGTGCCTTTGTGGGGCGGCGTGCTGATCACCATTGTGGACACGTTCACGTTCCTGTTTCTGGACAAGTACGGTCTACGCAAGCTGGAGTTCCTATTCGGTTCCCTCATCACCATCATGGCTGTCTCATTTGGCTATGAG tATATTGTGTCCGCCCCCAACCAGGGAGAGGTTCTTGAGGGGATGTTTGTGCCCTGGTGCTCTGACTGCAATTCGAATGTGTTGCTGCAGGCGGTGGGCGTAGTAGGTGCTGTCATCATGCCCCACAATCTCTACCTCCACTCGGCCTTGGTTAAG TCCCGCGATATAGATCGTCGCCAGCCAAAGAAAGTTAGTGAGGCGAATTTCTACTTCTTCATTGAGGCCTCCGTAGCTCTTTTTGTGTCCTTCATCATCAACCTGTTTGTGGTGGCTGTGTTTGCCCATGGCATGTACGGCAAGACGAACAAAGATGTG CTCGATGTGTGCACCAACAAGTCAATGTACGAGGATGCTCAAATGTCATTTGTGGACAATGTGAATGGAACTGCAATAATCGATGCGGATCTATACAAGGGTGGACTCTTCCTTGGTTGCACCTTTGGCGCTGTGGCCATGTACATTTGGGGCGTGGGCATTCTGGCTGCGGGTCAGAGCTCCACCATGACAGGCACCTATGCCGGCCAGTTCTCCATGGAGGGATTCCTCAACCTGCAATGGCCGCGCTGGTGCCGCGTGCTGGTCACGCGCTGCATTGCCATCATTCCCACCTTCTGCCTGGCCATGTTTAGCAAGATGGAAGATCTGACCAGCATGAACGACATCCTAAATGCGGTGATGTCGCTCCAACTGCCATTCGCTGCCATACCCACCATCGCATTCACCTCGTGTGCCGCCATCATGGGCGAGTTCGTCAACGGATT GGGCAACAAAATCGTTTCCATTCTGCTGACCATTGTGGTGATTGGCGTTAATTTGTACTTTGTAGTGGTGCAGGTGGAGAACATGGAAATTAAAGGCGGTTTGCTTGCCCTAGTCT GTATATTTGCCATTCTGTACTTGCTGTTTAACCTATACCTTGTAATACACATGGCCGCTTGCATGGGCAATCAGCGCCTGATGAACAGTCGG TGGGTTCAGCGCTTCGTGTTGCCAAGCCAAAACAGCTTTTCGATAAAGAACGCCAACTCGACGTATGCCAG
- the LOC128251833 gene encoding protein Malvolio isoform X4, whose protein sequence is MSSNEAYHRNNESGAGGDGPGVSAGGSAGDSQRSNHLHHQQILNETTYLKPAAKQAYFSDEKVLIPDDDRTNVSFSFRKLWAFTGPGFLMSIAYLDPGNIESDMQSGAAAKYKILWVLLWATVLGLLMQRLAARLGVVTGLHLAEMCYRQYKRLPRWILWIMIEIAIIGSDMQEVIGTAIAIYLLSNKVVPLWGGVLITIVDTFTFLFLDKYGLRKLEFLFGSLITIMAVSFGYEYIVSAPNQGEVLEGMFVPWCSDCNSNVLLQAVGVVGAVIMPHNLYLHSALVKSRDIDRRQPKKVSEANFYFFIEASVALFVSFIINLFVVAVFAHGMYGKTNKDVLDVCTNKSMYEDAQMSFVDNVNGTAIIDADLYKGGLFLGCTFGAVAMYIWGVGILAAGQSSTMTGTYAGQFSMEGFLNLQWPRWCRVLVTRCIAIIPTFCLAMFSKMEDLTSMNDILNAVMSLQLPFAAIPTIAFTSCAAIMGEFVNGLGNKIVSILLTIVVIGVNLYFVVVQVENMEIKGGLLALVCIFAILYLLFNLYLVIHMAACMGNQRLMNSRWVQRFVLPSQNSFSIKNANSTYARIATSAENEVEGIDGEDA, encoded by the exons ATGTCTTCAAATGAGGCCTACCACCGGAATAACGAGTCTGGCGCTGGTGGAGATGGCCCAGGTGTATCTGCTGGTGGATCCGCCGGAGACAGTCAGCGAAGCAACCATCTGCACCACCAGCAAATACTTAACGAGACGACCTATCTGAAACCCGCCGCCAAGCAGGCCTACTTCAGCGATGAGAAGGTCCTCATACCCGATGATGATCGCACAAAC GTGAGTTTCAGCTTTCGTAAGCTGTGGGCCTTCACGGGACCCGGTTTTCTTATGTCTATTGCGTATCTGGATCCCGGTAACATTGAATCCGATATGCAGTCTGGTGCGGCAGCCAAGTACAAGATCTTGTGGGTCTTGCTCTGGGCCACTGTCTTGGGTCTGCTCATGCAACGCTTGGCTGCAAG GCTGGGTGTGGTCACTGGCCTGCATCTGGCCGAGATGTGCTACAGACAGTACAAGCGTCTGCCGCGTTGGATCCTCTGGATAATGATTGAGATAGCCATTATTGGCTCCGACATGCAGGAGGTTATTGGCACGGCCATTGCCATATACTTGCTGTCCAATAAAGT AGTGCCTTTGTGGGGCGGCGTGCTGATCACCATTGTGGACACGTTCACGTTCCTGTTTCTGGACAAGTACGGTCTACGCAAGCTGGAGTTCCTATTCGGTTCCCTCATCACCATCATGGCTGTCTCATTTGGCTATGAG tATATTGTGTCCGCCCCCAACCAGGGAGAGGTTCTTGAGGGGATGTTTGTGCCCTGGTGCTCTGACTGCAATTCGAATGTGTTGCTGCAGGCGGTGGGCGTAGTAGGTGCTGTCATCATGCCCCACAATCTCTACCTCCACTCGGCCTTGGTTAAG TCCCGCGATATAGATCGTCGCCAGCCAAAGAAAGTTAGTGAGGCGAATTTCTACTTCTTCATTGAGGCCTCCGTAGCTCTTTTTGTGTCCTTCATCATCAACCTGTTTGTGGTGGCTGTGTTTGCCCATGGCATGTACGGCAAGACGAACAAAGATGTG CTCGATGTGTGCACCAACAAGTCAATGTACGAGGATGCTCAAATGTCATTTGTGGACAATGTGAATGGAACTGCAATAATCGATGCGGATCTATACAAGGGTGGACTCTTCCTTGGTTGCACCTTTGGCGCTGTGGCCATGTACATTTGGGGCGTGGGCATTCTGGCTGCGGGTCAGAGCTCCACCATGACAGGCACCTATGCCGGCCAGTTCTCCATGGAGGGATTCCTCAACCTGCAATGGCCGCGCTGGTGCCGCGTGCTGGTCACGCGCTGCATTGCCATCATTCCCACCTTCTGCCTGGCCATGTTTAGCAAGATGGAAGATCTGACCAGCATGAACGACATCCTAAATGCGGTGATGTCGCTCCAACTGCCATTCGCTGCCATACCCACCATCGCATTCACCTCGTGTGCCGCCATCATGGGCGAGTTCGTCAACGGATT GGGCAACAAAATCGTTTCCATTCTGCTGACCATTGTGGTGATTGGCGTTAATTTGTACTTTGTAGTGGTGCAGGTGGAGAACATGGAAATTAAAGGCGGTTTGCTTGCCCTAGTCT GTATATTTGCCATTCTGTACTTGCTGTTTAACCTATACCTTGTAATACACATGGCCGCTTGCATGGGCAATCAGCGCCTGATGAACAGTCGG TGGGTTCAGCGCTTCGTGTTGCCAAGCCAAAACAGCTTTTCGATAAAGAACGCCAACTCGACGTATGCCAG
- the LOC128251833 gene encoding protein Malvolio isoform X5, with product MSSNEAYHRNNESGAGGDGPGVSAGGSAGDSQRSNHLHHQQILNETTYLKPAAKQAYFSDEKVLIPDDDRTNVSFSFRKLWAFTGPGFLMSIAYLDPGNIESDMQSGAAAKYKILWVLLWATVLGLLMQRLAARLGVVTGLHLAEMCYRQYKRLPRWILWIMIEIAIIGSDMQEVIGTAIAIYLLSNKVVPLWGGVLITIVDTFTFLFLDKYGLRKLEFLFGSLITIMAVSFGYEYIVSAPNQGEVLEGMFVPWCSDCNSNVLLQAVGVVGAVIMPHNLYLHSALVKSRDIDRRQPKKVSEANFYFFIEASVALFVSFIINLFVVAVFAHGMYGKTNKDVLDVCTNKSMYEDAQMSFVDNVNGTAIIDADLYKGGLFLGCTFGAVAMYIWGVGILAAGQSSTMTGTYAGQFSMEGFLNLQWPRWCRVLVTRCIAIIPTFCLAMFSKMEDLTSMNDILNAVMSLQLPFAAIPTIAFTSCAAIMGEFVNGLGNKIVSILLTIVVIGVNLYFVVVQVENMEIKGGLLALVCIFAILYLLFNLYLVIHMAACMGNQRLMNSRWVQRFVLPSQNSFSIKNANSTYARQ from the exons ATGTCTTCAAATGAGGCCTACCACCGGAATAACGAGTCTGGCGCTGGTGGAGATGGCCCAGGTGTATCTGCTGGTGGATCCGCCGGAGACAGTCAGCGAAGCAACCATCTGCACCACCAGCAAATACTTAACGAGACGACCTATCTGAAACCCGCCGCCAAGCAGGCCTACTTCAGCGATGAGAAGGTCCTCATACCCGATGATGATCGCACAAAC GTGAGTTTCAGCTTTCGTAAGCTGTGGGCCTTCACGGGACCCGGTTTTCTTATGTCTATTGCGTATCTGGATCCCGGTAACATTGAATCCGATATGCAGTCTGGTGCGGCAGCCAAGTACAAGATCTTGTGGGTCTTGCTCTGGGCCACTGTCTTGGGTCTGCTCATGCAACGCTTGGCTGCAAG GCTGGGTGTGGTCACTGGCCTGCATCTGGCCGAGATGTGCTACAGACAGTACAAGCGTCTGCCGCGTTGGATCCTCTGGATAATGATTGAGATAGCCATTATTGGCTCCGACATGCAGGAGGTTATTGGCACGGCCATTGCCATATACTTGCTGTCCAATAAAGT AGTGCCTTTGTGGGGCGGCGTGCTGATCACCATTGTGGACACGTTCACGTTCCTGTTTCTGGACAAGTACGGTCTACGCAAGCTGGAGTTCCTATTCGGTTCCCTCATCACCATCATGGCTGTCTCATTTGGCTATGAG tATATTGTGTCCGCCCCCAACCAGGGAGAGGTTCTTGAGGGGATGTTTGTGCCCTGGTGCTCTGACTGCAATTCGAATGTGTTGCTGCAGGCGGTGGGCGTAGTAGGTGCTGTCATCATGCCCCACAATCTCTACCTCCACTCGGCCTTGGTTAAG TCCCGCGATATAGATCGTCGCCAGCCAAAGAAAGTTAGTGAGGCGAATTTCTACTTCTTCATTGAGGCCTCCGTAGCTCTTTTTGTGTCCTTCATCATCAACCTGTTTGTGGTGGCTGTGTTTGCCCATGGCATGTACGGCAAGACGAACAAAGATGTG CTCGATGTGTGCACCAACAAGTCAATGTACGAGGATGCTCAAATGTCATTTGTGGACAATGTGAATGGAACTGCAATAATCGATGCGGATCTATACAAGGGTGGACTCTTCCTTGGTTGCACCTTTGGCGCTGTGGCCATGTACATTTGGGGCGTGGGCATTCTGGCTGCGGGTCAGAGCTCCACCATGACAGGCACCTATGCCGGCCAGTTCTCCATGGAGGGATTCCTCAACCTGCAATGGCCGCGCTGGTGCCGCGTGCTGGTCACGCGCTGCATTGCCATCATTCCCACCTTCTGCCTGGCCATGTTTAGCAAGATGGAAGATCTGACCAGCATGAACGACATCCTAAATGCGGTGATGTCGCTCCAACTGCCATTCGCTGCCATACCCACCATCGCATTCACCTCGTGTGCCGCCATCATGGGCGAGTTCGTCAACGGATT GGGCAACAAAATCGTTTCCATTCTGCTGACCATTGTGGTGATTGGCGTTAATTTGTACTTTGTAGTGGTGCAGGTGGAGAACATGGAAATTAAAGGCGGTTTGCTTGCCCTAGTCT GTATATTTGCCATTCTGTACTTGCTGTTTAACCTATACCTTGTAATACACATGGCCGCTTGCATGGGCAATCAGCGCCTGATGAACAGTCGG TGGGTTCAGCGCTTCGTGTTGCCAAGCCAAAACAGCTTTTCGATAAAGAACGCCAACTCGACGTATGCCAG
- the LOC128251833 gene encoding protein Malvolio isoform X1 → MSSNEAYHRNNESGAGGDGPGVSAGGSAGDSQRSNHLHHQQILNETTYLKPAAKQAYFSDEKVLIPDDDRTNVSFSFRKLWAFTGPGFLMSIAYLDPGNIESDMQSGAAAKYKILWVLLWATVLGLLMQRLAARLGVVTGLHLAEMCYRQYKRLPRWILWIMIEIAIIGSDMQEVIGTAIAIYLLSNKVVPLWGGVLITIVDTFTFLFLDKYGLRKLEFLFGSLITIMAVSFGYEYIVSAPNQGEVLEGMFVPWCSDCNSNVLLQAVGVVGAVIMPHNLYLHSALVKSRDIDRRQPKKVSEANFYFFIEASVALFVSFIINLFVVAVFAHGMYGKTNKDVLDVCTNKSMYEDAQMSFVDNVNGTAIIDADLYKGGLFLGCTFGAVAMYIWGVGILAAGQSSTMTGTYAGQFSMEGFLNLQWPRWCRVLVTRCIAIIPTFCLAMFSKMEDLTSMNDILNAVMSLQLPFAAIPTIAFTSCAAIMGEFVNGLGNKIVSILLTIVVIGVNLYFVVVQVENMEIKGGLLALVCIFAILYLLFNLYLVIHMAACMGNQRLMNSRWVQRFVLPSQNSFSIKNANSTYASELTLNDNGIARNSIQNPNQNLTQRNQLR, encoded by the exons ATGTCTTCAAATGAGGCCTACCACCGGAATAACGAGTCTGGCGCTGGTGGAGATGGCCCAGGTGTATCTGCTGGTGGATCCGCCGGAGACAGTCAGCGAAGCAACCATCTGCACCACCAGCAAATACTTAACGAGACGACCTATCTGAAACCCGCCGCCAAGCAGGCCTACTTCAGCGATGAGAAGGTCCTCATACCCGATGATGATCGCACAAAC GTGAGTTTCAGCTTTCGTAAGCTGTGGGCCTTCACGGGACCCGGTTTTCTTATGTCTATTGCGTATCTGGATCCCGGTAACATTGAATCCGATATGCAGTCTGGTGCGGCAGCCAAGTACAAGATCTTGTGGGTCTTGCTCTGGGCCACTGTCTTGGGTCTGCTCATGCAACGCTTGGCTGCAAG GCTGGGTGTGGTCACTGGCCTGCATCTGGCCGAGATGTGCTACAGACAGTACAAGCGTCTGCCGCGTTGGATCCTCTGGATAATGATTGAGATAGCCATTATTGGCTCCGACATGCAGGAGGTTATTGGCACGGCCATTGCCATATACTTGCTGTCCAATAAAGT AGTGCCTTTGTGGGGCGGCGTGCTGATCACCATTGTGGACACGTTCACGTTCCTGTTTCTGGACAAGTACGGTCTACGCAAGCTGGAGTTCCTATTCGGTTCCCTCATCACCATCATGGCTGTCTCATTTGGCTATGAG tATATTGTGTCCGCCCCCAACCAGGGAGAGGTTCTTGAGGGGATGTTTGTGCCCTGGTGCTCTGACTGCAATTCGAATGTGTTGCTGCAGGCGGTGGGCGTAGTAGGTGCTGTCATCATGCCCCACAATCTCTACCTCCACTCGGCCTTGGTTAAG TCCCGCGATATAGATCGTCGCCAGCCAAAGAAAGTTAGTGAGGCGAATTTCTACTTCTTCATTGAGGCCTCCGTAGCTCTTTTTGTGTCCTTCATCATCAACCTGTTTGTGGTGGCTGTGTTTGCCCATGGCATGTACGGCAAGACGAACAAAGATGTG CTCGATGTGTGCACCAACAAGTCAATGTACGAGGATGCTCAAATGTCATTTGTGGACAATGTGAATGGAACTGCAATAATCGATGCGGATCTATACAAGGGTGGACTCTTCCTTGGTTGCACCTTTGGCGCTGTGGCCATGTACATTTGGGGCGTGGGCATTCTGGCTGCGGGTCAGAGCTCCACCATGACAGGCACCTATGCCGGCCAGTTCTCCATGGAGGGATTCCTCAACCTGCAATGGCCGCGCTGGTGCCGCGTGCTGGTCACGCGCTGCATTGCCATCATTCCCACCTTCTGCCTGGCCATGTTTAGCAAGATGGAAGATCTGACCAGCATGAACGACATCCTAAATGCGGTGATGTCGCTCCAACTGCCATTCGCTGCCATACCCACCATCGCATTCACCTCGTGTGCCGCCATCATGGGCGAGTTCGTCAACGGATT GGGCAACAAAATCGTTTCCATTCTGCTGACCATTGTGGTGATTGGCGTTAATTTGTACTTTGTAGTGGTGCAGGTGGAGAACATGGAAATTAAAGGCGGTTTGCTTGCCCTAGTCT GTATATTTGCCATTCTGTACTTGCTGTTTAACCTATACCTTGTAATACACATGGCCGCTTGCATGGGCAATCAGCGCCTGATGAACAGTCGG TGGGTTCAGCGCTTCGTGTTGCCAAGCCAAAACAGCTTTTCGATAAAGAACGCCAACTCGACGTATGCCAG
- the LOC128251833 gene encoding protein Malvolio isoform X2 codes for MSSNEAYHRNNESGAGGDGPGVSAGGSAGDSQRSNHLHHQQILNETTYLKPAAKQAYFSDEKVLIPDDDRTNVSFSFRKLWAFTGPGFLMSIAYLDPGNIESDMQSGAAAKYKILWVLLWATVLGLLMQRLAARLGVVTGLHLAEMCYRQYKRLPRWILWIMIEIAIIGSDMQEVIGTAIAIYLLSNKVVPLWGGVLITIVDTFTFLFLDKYGLRKLEFLFGSLITIMAVSFGYEYIVSAPNQGEVLEGMFVPWCSDCNSNVLLQAVGVVGAVIMPHNLYLHSALVKSRDIDRRQPKKVSEANFYFFIEASVALFVSFIINLFVVAVFAHGMYGKTNKDVLDVCTNKSMYEDAQMSFVDNVNGTAIIDADLYKGGLFLGCTFGAVAMYIWGVGILAAGQSSTMTGTYAGQFSMEGFLNLQWPRWCRVLVTRCIAIIPTFCLAMFSKMEDLTSMNDILNAVMSLQLPFAAIPTIAFTSCAAIMGEFVNGLGNKIVSILLTIVVIGVNLYFVVVQVENMEIKGGLLALVCIFAILYLLFNLYLVIHMAACMGNQRLMNSRWVQRFVLPSQNSFSIKNANSTYASDVTLVVGESATNTVKGLDTVSEKVPN; via the exons ATGTCTTCAAATGAGGCCTACCACCGGAATAACGAGTCTGGCGCTGGTGGAGATGGCCCAGGTGTATCTGCTGGTGGATCCGCCGGAGACAGTCAGCGAAGCAACCATCTGCACCACCAGCAAATACTTAACGAGACGACCTATCTGAAACCCGCCGCCAAGCAGGCCTACTTCAGCGATGAGAAGGTCCTCATACCCGATGATGATCGCACAAAC GTGAGTTTCAGCTTTCGTAAGCTGTGGGCCTTCACGGGACCCGGTTTTCTTATGTCTATTGCGTATCTGGATCCCGGTAACATTGAATCCGATATGCAGTCTGGTGCGGCAGCCAAGTACAAGATCTTGTGGGTCTTGCTCTGGGCCACTGTCTTGGGTCTGCTCATGCAACGCTTGGCTGCAAG GCTGGGTGTGGTCACTGGCCTGCATCTGGCCGAGATGTGCTACAGACAGTACAAGCGTCTGCCGCGTTGGATCCTCTGGATAATGATTGAGATAGCCATTATTGGCTCCGACATGCAGGAGGTTATTGGCACGGCCATTGCCATATACTTGCTGTCCAATAAAGT AGTGCCTTTGTGGGGCGGCGTGCTGATCACCATTGTGGACACGTTCACGTTCCTGTTTCTGGACAAGTACGGTCTACGCAAGCTGGAGTTCCTATTCGGTTCCCTCATCACCATCATGGCTGTCTCATTTGGCTATGAG tATATTGTGTCCGCCCCCAACCAGGGAGAGGTTCTTGAGGGGATGTTTGTGCCCTGGTGCTCTGACTGCAATTCGAATGTGTTGCTGCAGGCGGTGGGCGTAGTAGGTGCTGTCATCATGCCCCACAATCTCTACCTCCACTCGGCCTTGGTTAAG TCCCGCGATATAGATCGTCGCCAGCCAAAGAAAGTTAGTGAGGCGAATTTCTACTTCTTCATTGAGGCCTCCGTAGCTCTTTTTGTGTCCTTCATCATCAACCTGTTTGTGGTGGCTGTGTTTGCCCATGGCATGTACGGCAAGACGAACAAAGATGTG CTCGATGTGTGCACCAACAAGTCAATGTACGAGGATGCTCAAATGTCATTTGTGGACAATGTGAATGGAACTGCAATAATCGATGCGGATCTATACAAGGGTGGACTCTTCCTTGGTTGCACCTTTGGCGCTGTGGCCATGTACATTTGGGGCGTGGGCATTCTGGCTGCGGGTCAGAGCTCCACCATGACAGGCACCTATGCCGGCCAGTTCTCCATGGAGGGATTCCTCAACCTGCAATGGCCGCGCTGGTGCCGCGTGCTGGTCACGCGCTGCATTGCCATCATTCCCACCTTCTGCCTGGCCATGTTTAGCAAGATGGAAGATCTGACCAGCATGAACGACATCCTAAATGCGGTGATGTCGCTCCAACTGCCATTCGCTGCCATACCCACCATCGCATTCACCTCGTGTGCCGCCATCATGGGCGAGTTCGTCAACGGATT GGGCAACAAAATCGTTTCCATTCTGCTGACCATTGTGGTGATTGGCGTTAATTTGTACTTTGTAGTGGTGCAGGTGGAGAACATGGAAATTAAAGGCGGTTTGCTTGCCCTAGTCT GTATATTTGCCATTCTGTACTTGCTGTTTAACCTATACCTTGTAATACACATGGCCGCTTGCATGGGCAATCAGCGCCTGATGAACAGTCGG TGGGTTCAGCGCTTCGTGTTGCCAAGCCAAAACAGCTTTTCGATAAAGAACGCCAACTCGACGTATGCCAG TGATGTAACCTTAGTTGTAGGCGAATCAGCTACTAACACGGTGAAAGGTCTCGATACCGTCTCGGAGAAAGTGCCTAACTGA